In Pseudovibrio brasiliensis, the following are encoded in one genomic region:
- a CDS encoding CaiB/BaiF CoA transferase family protein, translated as MTAPLENIRVLELARILAGPWIGQTLSDLGADVIKVESPRGDDTRTWGPPFIEEEGGTKSAAYFHACNRGKRSITADFSKAEDLELIYDLVRQSDVLIENFKVGGLAKYGLDYASLKKINPKLIYCSVTGFGQNGPYAHRAGYDFMIQGMGGIMDLTGSKGGEPQKVGVAFADIFTGLYGVIGIQAALRRRDLTGEGEWIDMALLDVQVGVLANQAMNYLSSGNIPTRMGNAHPNIVPYQVFEVKDGHLIVAVGNDSQFANFCKILGEPALAEDERYATNPSRVKCREELTEKLQALVLTFNRDDLLSKMEERGVPAGPINTVADVLQDQQIEHRQMKVNLPTSSKDRGEQTYVRTPIQFTNSKLKLEKGAPALDEHRNEILRELGKKAVE; from the coding sequence GTGACGGCTCCCCTGGAAAACATAAGAGTATTGGAACTGGCGCGCATCTTGGCTGGCCCATGGATTGGACAAACGCTCTCTGATCTGGGCGCAGATGTCATCAAGGTGGAAAGCCCGCGCGGCGACGATACCCGCACATGGGGCCCTCCATTCATCGAAGAAGAGGGTGGCACAAAGAGCGCGGCCTACTTTCACGCTTGCAACCGTGGTAAGCGCTCCATCACGGCAGATTTCTCCAAAGCAGAAGATCTTGAGCTAATTTACGATCTGGTGCGCCAGAGTGACGTGCTGATCGAAAACTTCAAGGTCGGAGGCCTCGCCAAATACGGTCTCGATTATGCCAGTCTGAAGAAGATCAACCCAAAACTGATCTATTGCTCTGTAACCGGCTTTGGTCAGAATGGTCCCTATGCCCATCGCGCAGGGTATGACTTCATGATCCAGGGCATGGGCGGCATTATGGATCTGACCGGTTCAAAAGGCGGTGAGCCTCAAAAAGTTGGCGTGGCTTTTGCCGATATCTTCACTGGCCTTTATGGCGTCATCGGCATTCAGGCAGCCCTGCGCCGCCGGGACCTGACCGGAGAAGGTGAATGGATCGACATGGCTCTGCTGGATGTGCAAGTAGGTGTTTTGGCAAATCAGGCCATGAACTACCTGAGCAGTGGCAATATCCCCACGCGCATGGGCAATGCTCATCCAAACATTGTTCCCTATCAGGTTTTTGAAGTGAAGGATGGTCACCTTATCGTGGCTGTCGGTAACGACTCTCAGTTTGCCAATTTCTGTAAGATTCTCGGAGAGCCTGCTCTGGCGGAGGATGAGCGTTACGCCACAAACCCATCTCGTGTGAAGTGCCGTGAAGAATTAACAGAAAAGCTTCAGGCACTGGTGCTAACCTTCAATCGAGATGATCTCCTGTCTAAAATGGAAGAACGCGGCGTTCCGGCAGGTCCAATCAATACAGTCGCTGATGTTTTACAGGATCAGCAAATTGAACACCGCCAGATGAAGGTCAATCTGCCAACATCCTCTAAGGATCGGGGCGAGCAAACCTATGTACGCACTCCAATTCAGTTTACTAATTCTAAGCTGAAACTGGAGAAGGGCGCACCAGCTCTCGATGAGCATAGAAATGAGATATTGAGAGAATTAGGCAAAAAAGCAGTAGAATAA
- a CDS encoding adenylate/guanylate cyclase domain-containing protein: protein MSVHTNLKNTRSLIEKASIMSTESINNALAAYMTPAFTSVHAIKTYAEEQPTAQSAIFRARQTFRGVLFGVKSVEGLVLSLPNETVWGLKHAKNRQDLVSFHPEQSLFDFSRMQTIDAETDEDPFWGDFYASGEDPFATATSAIKFDGETIGYVSAIITMKGVGSVLASRDDDGVGNDIDAEDVTRFILTDKNRVLAYSSPTNELQQHNLLASISEFGDPVLAKLETSKKQPFSQRARQRGVELHLIYDGEDMYVLVMQKLISPDGEVYYVGEYQLANSRYDEFTRLINSVFAGVAVVFLSALVAIFFARRLASPLKGIAARAQKFGALEFEHLDPLPRSHIREVDQITSAMNASTSGLQAMSRYIPKSLYAKLMALGIDRAAKAKEAELTILFTDIEGFTSISEHRSAGEVASLLNNHFKLLVSAVEAHQGTVDKFVGDGMLAFWGAPNEMEDHAQRAIAAAEDMARAIQRANEAAPENEIHVRIAIHTGPVIVGNVGAVERWNYTIVGDAVNVCSRLQSLGGTISTVKGACVVLSGETVEKAGHPDNVTYRGSHEVRGRKGKVEVWQLNSTICDEQ from the coding sequence ATGTCCGTTCATACCAATCTCAAGAACACCCGAAGCCTCATAGAAAAAGCGTCGATCATGTCGACCGAGTCGATCAACAACGCTTTGGCTGCTTACATGACGCCTGCGTTCACCTCGGTTCATGCAATCAAGACATATGCTGAAGAGCAACCGACGGCGCAAAGTGCGATTTTTCGCGCCCGCCAAACCTTTCGGGGGGTGCTGTTTGGGGTGAAAAGTGTTGAAGGCTTGGTACTTTCGCTTCCGAACGAAACTGTTTGGGGCTTGAAGCACGCCAAAAATCGACAAGATCTGGTTTCGTTTCATCCAGAACAGTCTCTCTTCGACTTTTCCAGAATGCAGACCATCGACGCAGAAACCGATGAAGATCCATTCTGGGGGGATTTTTATGCATCGGGAGAAGACCCATTTGCGACTGCGACAAGTGCAATCAAGTTTGATGGCGAAACTATTGGGTATGTTTCGGCGATCATAACGATGAAAGGGGTTGGCTCTGTTCTTGCCTCGCGCGATGATGACGGCGTGGGGAATGATATAGACGCAGAGGACGTCACCAGATTTATTCTGACAGACAAGAACCGCGTACTGGCTTATTCCTCTCCGACCAACGAGCTGCAACAACATAATTTGTTGGCTTCGATCTCAGAGTTCGGCGATCCGGTGCTTGCAAAACTGGAAACCAGCAAAAAACAGCCGTTCAGTCAGCGCGCACGTCAACGTGGTGTGGAGCTCCATCTCATCTACGATGGTGAGGATATGTATGTCCTCGTCATGCAGAAACTGATCTCTCCTGATGGCGAAGTTTATTATGTTGGCGAATATCAGCTGGCCAACTCTCGTTATGACGAGTTCACTCGCTTGATCAACTCAGTCTTCGCAGGCGTTGCAGTTGTGTTTTTATCCGCGCTCGTAGCAATTTTCTTTGCCCGCCGCCTTGCATCTCCACTGAAGGGCATTGCTGCACGTGCGCAAAAGTTTGGGGCATTGGAGTTCGAACACCTGGATCCGCTGCCACGCAGCCACATCCGCGAAGTGGATCAGATCACTTCTGCCATGAATGCAAGCACCAGCGGTTTGCAGGCCATGAGCAGGTACATACCCAAGTCCCTCTACGCCAAGCTGATGGCGCTTGGCATTGATCGCGCTGCCAAGGCAAAAGAAGCAGAGCTGACAATCCTGTTCACGGATATTGAAGGCTTCACCTCCATTTCTGAACACAGAAGCGCAGGTGAAGTGGCAAGCTTGCTGAACAACCACTTCAAGCTCCTCGTTTCTGCCGTTGAAGCTCATCAGGGCACCGTAGATAAGTTTGTCGGCGACGGTATGCTCGCATTCTGGGGCGCCCCTAATGAGATGGAAGACCACGCTCAACGCGCCATCGCAGCAGCTGAAGACATGGCCCGTGCCATCCAGCGGGCAAATGAAGCTGCTCCGGAAAATGAAATACACGTGCGCATTGCGATACACACAGGCCCGGTTATCGTTGGCAATGTAGGCGCTGTTGAACGCTGGAACTACACAATCGTTGGCGATGCAGTGAACGTCTGCAGCCGTCTGCAGAGCCTTGGTGGCACCATCTCTACGGTGAAGGGAGCATGTGTTGTTCTGAGCGGAGAGACCGTTGAAAAGGCAGGGCATCCAGACAACGTGACCTATCGCGGTAGCCATGAAGTGCGGGGCCGCAAAGGCAAAGTAGAAGTCTGGCAGCTTAACTCCACCATATGTGACGAACAATAA